actctgctccagacctcatcagcTCTCATTCAAACATGAACACGAGTTGCATTCCAGATGTGAGATCAAGGCCAGCATTTGGCCGAGTGTAGCACTAAGGGGACTTAGTCAATGGAGATCAGGGGAAAGGCTcttgtggctggagtcatacctgcttTAAAGGTAGATGGTTGTGCattgaaggtgccatgggaagtttACAGCGTTAAAGGTGTTgtgcaaatgcaagttgttgctggagGCCAATCACATTAgccccaggacatggctgcaggTGTTGCTTAGGGCACCTTACTGGGCTCAACTATCTTCCGTTGCTTCATCAATGGTCCCTCCATTATAATGTCATAAGTCGAGCTGTATACTGATtgcaaagtgttcagttccattcgcaattccacaggtaatggagcagtccgtgcccgcatacagcaagagctggacaacatccaggcttgtgctgataagtggcaagtaacatttgcgccacacaagtgccaggcaatgaccatctcctcatgacattcagtggcattaccattgtcgaatccctcaccatcaacatcctgggggggagtcaccattgaccagaaactcaactgaatCAGCCACATAAATCAAAATcccgtggctacaagagcgggtcagaggctgggtattctgcagcgagtgactcacctcctgactccccaaagtctttccaccatctacaaggcacaagtcaggggtgtgatggaatacttttcaCTTGCCTTACttagagtgcagcttcaacaacactcaatgacatcatccaggacaaagcagcccacttgattggcaccccatccaccaccttcaacattcactccctgcaccaccgacgcaccgtggctgcagtgtgtaccatctcatTTTGGAAAAATGCACAATTTGTGCCCGGATTGTCGATTGCGCCCAAGCAGAAACTCTATCCGTAGATCTCTAAATAGAAAAAAATCTGGCAGGCTGCCAAAATTAGCCATGGAAGATAGATAATATCGGTAATGATAGTCAGAAAGGCATTCCGAGGGAGCAGGAAGCCCTCTAGAGCGGGAGGTGGGTCCTATGGCATAGCAGGAGATGGTAGGAAAAGCCGCAGAATTCTTCGCCAAGACAAAACACTTGGAAAAGTTTCATAAATCACTTGTGTGAAAACAGaaatggagggggagagaaagctAAAGCTGAGGCAGTGGTGAGTAGTTCTAAACGTACTATgatcgaggaggaagtgtatgataGAAGTGTGACGTTGTAGGGTGACTGTGTCACAATGGCGACACCCAAATAAGGAGTATTTGCAAAACAAATATAAATATTGTTTCCACAGAATGGCAAATGGGTAAAGGGAGAAAGCTTGGCGATTGTCACTCGAaggacaaggtggggggggggagttggaagaaattattttttttttttaaaaagaggttttTCAGAATGTGGAATGCTTTACTACAAGTGGCTATTGGTTATAATTTAAAATGGAATGCAATAAGTATTTGAAAaataatgaccctgaaattccggcctccccgggtctgtacggattgtgtccggacccgggaaggcatcacaaaagccggtttttgatgcgcatgtgccgaaaaccagcttttccgatctgtcaagttctggcttgtatcacctagctttgcatcatcagcaaacttgcagaAGATTGCTCCAGCTGAAGAACCAGTCGTGGCCCAGTCACAGTGGGGTGAGCGTTGCTTTTAGTTGCTGTGATTCCCAATTAATCCGGACATTTTTTTGAATGAATGTTTTGTTTTTGACCGGCAGAAACTTTTATTTGCCCATAGTTGGTTTTTAACTACATTTCAGGAAAAAATATATAATCTGAAAATCTATGGTTAGGAAACTCTTCATTCCATTCAAATACAGCAAAAAAAATCCTTCCAGCAGGTATTATGCTCAGTGAGAAATCAGTACCTTCGAGAGAAAATTGAGCAGCAAAGAGAGCCTTTGTACAGTGTCgtactctaactcattctttctGAGTTTCATAACACATTTCCTCCTTCCTGCAATCTCCCAGTTTTTAACATCTGGGTTTAGCATCATCTAATTACTATTTCCTAGCAATGTTATACATTGGCACAAACGTGGAACAACCTGCTTACCCACATGGTCCTGCTGGTTAAGCACAGCGTGGAGGCAAGAAGGATGAAAAGTAGGAGTATGAGCAGGGAGGGGAACCTTTCAACAACCCTGATTGATTTATTCCCCACAGCCAGTGTCATGCATCTAGTTATAGTGTCAGAGATGCTGCCCTCGCTCAGATTAGCATagatcataagaacacaagaaataggagcaggagtaggccatatggcccctcgagcctgctccgcaattcaataagatcatggctgatctgatcatgggctcagctccacttccctgcccactccccataatatccctttactcccttatccctcaaaaatctgtctatctctgccttaaatatattcaatgacccagcctccacagctctctggggcagagaataccacagatttacaaccctctgagagaagaaattcctcctcatctcagatttaaatggacgaccccttattatgaaactagttctagattccctcatgagcggaaacatcctttctgcatctaccttgtcgagccccctcagtatcttatatgtttcaataagatcacctttcattcttctgaacctccaatgagtataggcccaacctacacaacctttcttaagtcaaccccttcatctcaggactcaacctagtgaaccttctctgaactgcctccaatgcaagtatatccttaaatatggagaccaaaactctacgcagtactctaggtgtggcctcatcaataccttgtacagttgtagcaggacttctctgattttatactccattccctttccaacattccatttgccttcctgatcacttgctgtacctgcatactaactttgtgtttcatgcacaaggacccccaggtccctctgtactgcagcattttgtaatttctccctatttaaaacgcttttttattttttctgccacccatattatgggctcaattttccccagtatttgtgccAATTTTTTGGAGTAGCCTGTTTTttgtggcctaacttaaaaatccccggtttccccaatcaatttgcatcagtgtagctcagttagttaagttttttttaggtaggttcaaaagggggcgttaccagccacctacaccaattctggccatttaggcaactttggccagctaatagttactcaatttctacttaggccagcgtatgtggcctctcgaaatcggtgcaggtaagtacatcggaggccattcgggctggggcgggaagcggagcggacctGGACCGACACGAAATTGGGGGCACCGGAGAGGCTCGGGGGTGGGGAGGGTAGCGAACTGGCCGGCACAAAATTGGGGGCCACAGAACGGCGAAAGGGAAGGCACTGGAGAGGCTTGGGGCGAAAGGATCATGCTGGCCAGCAcgaaatcgggggccacagagcggcggggGGAAGGGCACCGGTGAGGCTCGGCGGGGGAGGGTACTCTCCGCAActgaccaggaaggcacctcactcggagctctactgcgcatgcgtggccatTTCAGAGCATCAAGAACGTGAAGTTTTTCCCCCTCGCATGCGCAGAGGGCACaactcctttttccagcgcagaccgcaggctccaccccccccccccacggcgacTGGCCACGATACGCcgctgcagattagaggccaaacatcggggaaacgtCGGAGATTTTTTTCTATTTACCTAATTAAGCAGCGCAACgcaggcaatatgccagaaaactggctcgggaaaaattgagcccaaaattccatctgccaaatttttgcccactcactaagcctgtctatatcctgatgcagattttttgtgtccttctcacaacttgctttcccacctatctttctatcatcagcaaacttggctacattacactcggtctcttcgtcCAAATCATGATCAACCATTGGATCATAATGGCATTTTCTACACCCAAAGGCCTGTGGGGAGGCCTGAAAGTGTTTTTTAATGACCACTATAATGTATACTGAATTCTTTATTACTTTCTAAATTTACTTTTAGAAACGCTAGGTAATTTGCTTAATGTACCCCTTTTGTAATTCCTGATGTAATATTGTCCCAGCCTTTTAATTCATGTTCTTGCAGCTCACTTTCAACTTACTATCAGCACTGTTTTCAACTCTTGAAACTATATTAAAATTGCAGAGGGTTAATAAATCAAAATTGTGCTTTAATCTTGAATGTTCAAGGTTTACAAGTCACTTTCAAGAGATGAAAGTTTCAGAATTTTGACTGCCAGTGGGTTGTTACaggcctttcacctctgggacccggCTTTGAATCTAACCTTGAATCCAGTCTCCTCTGCCTGCTGGCTGTAAGGGTTATATGTGAAATTAGTTTTCAGGCTGAATCCAGTTCTTGGTGGGCTTGGGATATGGATTGAGATTGCAAACTTGTTTGGCGTAATTAAAAGGCAGAAAGTCCACCGGCTGGCTGTTGTGGCAAATGGAAAAATGTTGTTTTTTGAGGTGCGACTCGCATGTTGATGCTGAGACATAATGTTGGGGcagaatagagggagctttactatgcctCTAaagtgtgctgtatctgacctgagaGTGCCAGATACTGATACTGGGTGCCTATAGTGTGAACTATTTCATTCCCCTCCACACTCATTCTTCACCTTGAGCAGCGCACAACACACCAAACAAATTGAAGTCTGCAGAACTCTGTTTATGTCACTGTTTCATATGTTTTCTGTTTGAGGTGTTGACAGCTTGGAGTTGACGGGAGGATGCTGTGGTGTGACGATGGTTCGGAAGAAGAAGCTAGTGTCACAGACCTAAATAACGATTCAATTGAGCTGCCTGTTTTCAGCTTCACTGGCCTACGAAGCCACACAGCTCGCGATGGCACATTGGATTTCAAACACAGAGCTCCAGCACAGTTGGATTCAGTTGTCATCGAAGGCTCAGACTCTGAAAGCTGTGACCCTCCGTTGGCCAAAACTAGATGCTCTCAGCCAGATCTCAGCCACTCTGTTAAGTGCTTGCCCAAGAAAGTAGTAACGGTTGTGAGTAGTGAGAGTGATGGTGAAGAGGATCTAATAATCCCTCTATTGGAGAGATTGAAAACAAGGCACACTGGGAACCAAAAGGTTGAGAAGTCTGACCACCCGCTTTCCAAATCTAGTCAAGAAAATTCCAGTCACAACTCTGTGCTTGGGACTTCAATACGCAATAGCCCTCAACTTAGTCAAGTCGGTCCCGAGATTAAGACGACTGATGTTTGTGTGCTCAGTAAAGGCCAAGCTACAGGACCTTCATTCAGTAGACGGAGAGCTTTCCTGTCTCGCTCTACATGGAATATTTCAGACTCCGATGATGGCGACAAAGTGTGCGTGTTGCAACCAACAAACTCGTGTGAGCCTCGTAATAATTCAACTCAGCAGTGTGTTGGGAATGCGCCGTGCTCCAGGGAAGTGGCGTCTGATCCGCCCCAGCCACAGAAAAAGCTTAAACGGAATGCGGCAGAAGCAGAAAAGGCTCAACAGGAGGCAGTGAAAAAACGCGAAGAGCGAGAGCAGCAGCGAGCAGAGAAGGGAAATGTTCAGCGGCAGCGGGAAGAGGAAAAAGCACAGAGAAAGGAGATTGCTGACATTGAGAAGATGCTGAGACCAGGAGAATGCCTCAAACACATGCTGGTCTCCATTGATCCAGGTGAGTTTAAAAGAAACAATATGATTTGAATGTATTGAGCAAACAATGAGGCTGCTCTTGGCTTGAGAGCCTCAACTATTGGAAAGcatctgcttctatctaccctgtcccatcctttcatcaTTTGTGTCATATCCCTGATTGTTTGTTTGATGAGTTATTTTGACATCTGATGGGTTAACTTAGCATGTTGATGGAGCTACAATTTGTAGATCATGGTTTGCAGATTTGAGGATATTTTTCTCAGCACGGTGTGACTTTGAGCCTGTTAtagaaacattggccccaagtttccacatgatttgctcctgatttttaggagcaactggtggagaacggagtatcttagaaatcggaattctccacatttaagttttctgcagttctagtcaggtagaacagtttcacttttgaacagaatgtttttttcaaaagggggcgtgtccggccactgacgcctgatttgaaagtttccacagtgaaaacgtactccaaactaacttagaatggagcaagtgaagatttttgtaggcttgaaaaaaccttgtctacacattaaaaaatcaggcgcaggttacaaattaggcgtcgggaacgaggtaggggggaagggaagtcattaaattctacaataaatccttatttatacttatacaaatattatacaaataaatccaacctgaataaaaaatttataagcaaagaaaagattaaataaaccatgttcctacctgtgtgaaagtgcttcaggcaggtctttcaggcagccgtttgccgtcgggcccaaccgacggctggggggggggagggagggagaaagctgcaggaagcctcagtacttgaggcagccgtttgccgtcgggcccgatggatggcagggggagaaagctgcaagaagcctcagtgttgatcatggaagggcaatgtggttttattaaaaaattttaaaaattgaacagctacaaagaatttgaataatctcaaacaagtgcatgtgtcccgtttatcacagtctatctttaattacagaatgcactccctcaccctcacacacagaaatatcaagaaaattaaaatacaagcctttgcaagggttcaataaacaaattttcactttttctgcagcactttttaaaatggccgagtgccaatgtttacttcagactgcgcgtgcgcgaacgctccaacgcgcacgcgcagggttgccggcacgaacaaaactcatttaaattgtacccgccccctcctacttacaaaatcggcgcgagtggtaggctccgccccctgtgcgccacgccaagcagacatcgagctgcaaagcgctcgagaatagcgcgtttttttttcaggcgccgttttcgccgcgaaaaacaggcgcccagctcggaggggcgcctgttttgccgcgtatggaaacttggggccatagaaaataggtgcaggagtaggtcatttggcccttcgagcctgcaccgccattcaatgagttcatggctgaacatgcaacttcagtaccccattcctgctttctcgccataccccttgatccccctagtagtaaggactacatctaactcctttttgaatatatttagtgaattggcctcaacaactctctgtggtagagaattccacaggatcaccactctctgggtgaagaagtttctcctcatctcggtcctgaatggcttaccccttatccttagactgtgacccctggttctggacttccccaacattaataagaacataagaattaggaacaggagtaggccatctaacccttcgagcctgctccgccacccaacaagatcacggctgatctggccgtggactcggctccacttacccgcccgctccccataacccttaattcccttattggttaaaaaaactatctatctgtgatttgaatatattcaatgagctagcctcaactgcttccttgggcagagaattccacagattcacaaccctctgggagaagaaattccttctcaactcggttttaaattggctcccccgtattttgaggctgtgccccctagttctagtctccccgacaagtagaaacaacctctctgcctctatcctgtctatccccttcattattttaaatgtttctataagatcacctctcatcctcctgtactccaacgagtaaagtcccagtctactcaatttatcatcataaggtaaccccctcatctccggaatcagcctagtgaatcatctctgtaccccttccaaagctagtatatcctttcttaagtaaggtgaccaaaactgcacgcagtactccaggtgcggcctcaccaataccctgtacagttgcagcaggacctccctgcttttgtactccatccctcttgcaatgaaggccaacattccattcaccttcctgattacctgctgcacctggaaactaactttttgggattcatgcacaaggacccccagatccctctgcaccgcagcatgttgtaatttctccccattcaaataatattcccttttattgtttttctttccaaggtggatgacctcacattttccaacattgtattccatctgccaaaccttagcccattcgcttaacctatctaaatctctttgcagcctctctgtgtcctctacacaacccgctttcccactaatctttgtgtcatctgcaaattttgttacactacactctgtcccctcttccaggtcatctatgtatattgtaaacagttgtggtcccagcaccgatccctgtggcacaccactaaccaccgatttccaacccgaaaaggacccatttatcccgactctctgctttctgttagccagctaattctcgatccatgctaatacatttcctctgactccacgtacctttatcttctgcagtaaccttttgtgtggcaccttatcgaatgccttttggaaatctaaatgcaccacatccatcggtacacctttatccaccatgctcgttatatcctcaaagaattccagtaaattagttaaacatgatttccccttcatgaatccatgttgcgtctgcttgattgcactattcctatctcgatgtcccactatttcttccttaatgatagcttcaagcattttcccactacagatgttaaactaaccggcctatagttacctgccttttgtctgcccccttttttaaacaggcgttacattagctgctttccactccgatggcacctccccagagtccagagaatttcggtagattataacgaatgcatctgctataacttccgccatctcttttaataccctgagatgcatttcatcaggaccaggggacttgtctaccttgagtcccattagcctgtccagcactacccctctagtgatagtgattgtctcaaggtcctcccttcccacattcccgtgaccagcaatttttggcatggtttttgtgtcttccactgtgaagaccgaagcaaaataattgtttacggtctcagccatttccacatctcccattattaaatcccctttctcatcttctaagggaccaacatttactttagtcactctcttctgttttatatattggtaaaagcttttactatctgtttttatgttttgcgcaagtttactttagtaatctatctttccttcctttattgcttttttagtcattctttgctgtcgtttaaaattttcccaatcttctagtttcccactaaccttggccaccttgtacgcattggtttttaatttgatactctcctttatttccttggttatccacggctggttatcccttctcttactgcccttctttttcactggaatatatttttgttgagcactatgaaagagctccttaaaagtcctccactgttcctcaattgtgccaccatttagtctgtgttcccagtctactttaaccaactctgccctcatcccactgtagtcccctttgtttaagcatagtacgctcgtttgagacactacttcctcaccctcaatctgtattacaaattcaaccatactgtgatcattcattccgagaggatcttttactagaagatcgtttattattcctgtctcattacacaggaccagatctaagatagcttgctcccttgtaggttctgtaacatactgttctaagaaataatcccatatgcattctatgaattcctcctcaaggctaccccgtgcgatttgatttgaccaatcgatatgtaggttaaaatcccccatgattactgccgttcctttttcacatgcctccattattcccttgattattgtccgccctaccgtgaagttattatttgggggcctataaactatgcccaccagtgacctttttccccttactgtctctaatctccacccacaatgattcaacattttgttcattagagccaatatcatctctcacaactgccctgatatcatcctttattaacagagctaccccacctcctttcccttcttgtctatctttccgaattgtcagatacccgtgtatgtttaattcccagtcttggccaccctgcaaccacgtttctgtaatggccaccaaatcatacccatttgcaatgatttgtgccgtcagctcatttactttatttcgaatgcctcgtgcgtttaggtagagtgttttaatactagtttttaaaccatgatttttagttttgacccctcctgcagcccctttatattcatacatattgtcccttcctatcaccttgtggtttacacttaccctagtgctactctgctctgttgcctcctgccttttgcattctttcttggggtcctgttcatctgagctctcacccactctaacgagctgagagctctctcctgggttcccatccccctgccaagctagtttaaagccctcccaaccgtactatcaaaaccacccgcgagaacattgtgcTGGCCCCACtttcccagaagcggtcccaattcttcaggaaactaaagccctctctcctgcaccaacgggagagtggagagcaccagttccaactgtcactctctctcccctcttgccCCCATGTGCTCTCTTCCATGGTTTACTGCCTCAAAGTATCAGATCCTTTTTTCACTACCCCACACAAAATATTTCAATCTTGTATTTTGCATTCAATCATTTAAATAATATTTATTAGCCATCAAATTAGTTTTTATCCttcagttacctttctttaatgtGGCACCAAAGAGCCATTTGATTCATTTGGAACAGCCTGGTTTGTGTCCTTCTTGCGTAAGTGAAATAACTATTTCAAAATAGCCAGGTGATGAGATAATAGGTTTAGTTACATTTATGAATTTTGTTGAGTTATGCATGCTTTCTCAGGTCGTGGTTTAATAACAGGATACAGTACAGGTTATCATAGCattacatagaaacaggccattcggcccaaccagtccatgccggcgtttatgctccacttgagcctcctctcatctttcctcatctaaatctatcagcaaaatcctctattcccttctccttcatatacttgtctagcctccccttaaatgcatcgatactattcgcctcaaccaccccctgtagcagtgagttccacattctcaccactctctgggtaaagaattttcttctgaattccctgttggatttc
Above is a window of Pristiophorus japonicus isolate sPriJap1 chromosome 16, sPriJap1.hap1, whole genome shotgun sequence DNA encoding:
- the eme1 gene encoding crossover junction endonuclease EME1; this translates as MLWCDDGSEEEASVTDLNNDSIELPVFSFTGLRSHTARDGTLDFKHRAPAQLDSVVIEGSDSESCDPPLAKTRCSQPDLSHSVKCLPKKVVTVVSSESDGEEDLIIPLLERLKTRHTGNQKVEKSDHPLSKSSQENSSHNSVLGTSIRNSPQLSQVGPEIKTTDVCVLSKGQATGPSFSRRRAFLSRSTWNISDSDDGDKVCVLQPTNSCEPRNNSTQQCVGNAPCSREVASDPPQPQKKLKRNAAEAEKAQQEAVKKREEREQQRAEKGNVQRQREEEKAQRKEIADIEKMLRPGECLKHMLVSIDPGLLLEEGGGQLLSTLQAMEVSCVIENHTIPYSVTWRRRQACIAGQRMNEETDWVDELHVAIHIPVEEFVPMIHTYKQEVRGAAPEGQATLQSFVLDILQKSAGRVPSLVVVELEKYFRPQKKHKSRKGHQQTAPSEQQGTRRKAKGCEYPVPLISRVDVELALVHLQLSLGVQVQFLETWKEFADYVSMFTKAVAEAPFKRGRDNKGLSVFLENDGSRGVKVDRSGKGLLNIWKKQIQQLNRVSSEMANAIVSVYQSPWSLTQEQLV